One genomic segment of Salinigranum rubrum includes these proteins:
- a CDS encoding ABC transporter ATP-binding protein has product MSDSNLTQRPPETADDRNDVLRVEGLTKIYPDGTLAVDDIDFAIKEGDFCVIIGPSGCGKSTTLHSLVGKIPPTEGSVILDGVDITDTPTYQRDIGLVFQDFQLFPHLNVEENITYGLKRMNASPDVVDERLSNVLEMMQLDELRDRAPRELSAGQKQRVALARSLVLEPKLLLLDEPLGDMDYKLQKRMERELLRIHRELDTTFVYVTHDQTQAMRLADQIIVMNGGKVEHSGPVEEVYNRPKTAFVATFVGDSNLFFGELVGVSDDGETAEMETGLGTFTVSTANLVSDPHEVVGERMPFAVRPQFLRLVEGEIDNTVDCAVEDVLYQSGTGTQVILSAEDDEGEAVELQLKSEDRLEVDSERVTVGWDAEHTILLERPSVLDDIDLEKDILGQ; this is encoded by the coding sequence ATGTCCGATTCGAACCTCACCCAGCGACCCCCCGAGACGGCAGACGACCGGAACGACGTCCTCCGCGTCGAGGGACTCACGAAGATATACCCCGACGGGACGCTCGCGGTCGACGACATCGACTTCGCCATCAAGGAGGGCGACTTCTGTGTCATCATCGGCCCCTCCGGCTGTGGAAAGTCGACGACGCTGCACTCGCTCGTCGGGAAGATTCCCCCGACCGAAGGGAGCGTCATCCTCGACGGCGTCGACATCACCGACACGCCGACGTACCAGCGCGACATCGGGCTCGTCTTCCAGGACTTTCAACTCTTCCCGCACCTGAACGTCGAGGAGAACATCACCTACGGCCTGAAGCGGATGAACGCCTCCCCGGACGTCGTCGACGAGCGGCTGTCGAACGTGCTGGAGATGATGCAACTCGACGAACTCCGCGACCGCGCGCCGCGAGAGCTGTCGGCGGGGCAGAAACAGCGGGTCGCTCTCGCGCGGAGCCTCGTCCTCGAACCCAAACTGCTCCTCCTCGACGAGCCGCTGGGCGACATGGACTACAAGCTCCAGAAGCGCATGGAGCGCGAACTCCTCCGCATCCACCGCGAACTCGACACCACGTTCGTCTACGTGACGCACGACCAGACGCAGGCGATGCGGCTGGCCGACCAGATCATCGTGATGAACGGCGGAAAGGTCGAACATTCGGGGCCCGTGGAGGAGGTGTACAACCGCCCGAAGACGGCGTTCGTCGCGACGTTCGTCGGCGACTCGAACCTCTTCTTCGGCGAACTCGTGGGCGTGAGCGACGACGGCGAGACGGCGGAGATGGAAACCGGGCTGGGAACGTTCACCGTCAGCACCGCCAACCTCGTCTCCGACCCCCACGAGGTGGTGGGCGAGCGGATGCCGTTCGCCGTGCGGCCGCAGTTCCTCCGACTCGTCGAGGGGGAGATAGACAACACCGTCGACTGCGCCGTCGAGGACGTGCTCTACCAGTCGGGGACGGGCACGCAGGTCATCCTCTCCGCGGAGGACGACGAGGGAGAGGCCGTCGAACTCCAGTTGAAGTCCGAGGACAGACTGGAGGTCGACTCCGAGCGGGTCACCGTCGGCTGGGACGCCGAGCACACGATTCTCTTAGAGCGGCCGAGCGTCTTGGACGACATCGACCTGGAGAAGGACATCCTCGGGCAGTAG
- a CDS encoding universal stress protein, translated as MIERVLIAVGEERMHIEDITEHAIEIASALGASVTLLQVYTQSEFDELLKGLEYDSADPTDIAKRNGVVRDAASLIREADLDLDVVGTVGTPAEEVASYVTDHGIDHVFIGGRKRRPTGKALLGSTSQDILLALDVPCTVFQLG; from the coding sequence ATGATCGAGCGCGTACTCATCGCGGTCGGCGAGGAACGGATGCACATCGAGGATATCACCGAACACGCCATCGAGATCGCGAGCGCGCTGGGCGCGTCCGTGACGCTCCTGCAGGTGTACACCCAGTCGGAGTTCGACGAACTCCTCAAGGGACTGGAGTACGATTCGGCGGATCCGACCGACATCGCGAAGCGAAACGGCGTAGTGCGTGACGCGGCGAGTCTCATCCGCGAGGCGGACCTCGACCTCGACGTGGTCGGGACGGTCGGCACGCCCGCCGAAGAGGTCGCAAGCTACGTGACCGACCACGGCATCGACCACGTCTTCATCGGCGGGCGGAAGCGACGACCCACCGGGAAGGCGCTTCTCGGGAGTACGAGCCAGGACATCCTCCTCGCGCTCGACGTCCCCTGCACCGTGTTCCAACTGGGGTGA
- a CDS encoding SHOCT domain-containing protein, producing the protein MSERPGDPSADDREADVGSDDDEADAASTLAAAAPGESVTADRLRDRLVGEGDPARLLDVLAPDEKPQYLLDGVMADRVREDGERSRRMATPGGSAFTLVTDRAVHVVVQYRDRLAVETVPLALVDGTTVQRAGEETRLGIDTGDARYEVYPSGTPTEEVEAAAAYLDGREGGANDAVSALERLAGLYERGLLTDEEFAAAKRDLLD; encoded by the coding sequence ATGTCCGAACGACCGGGTGACCCGTCCGCAGACGACAGGGAAGCGGACGTCGGGAGCGACGACGACGAAGCCGACGCAGCATCGACGCTCGCTGCGGCCGCGCCGGGCGAGTCGGTGACGGCCGACCGACTCCGGGACCGACTCGTCGGCGAGGGTGACCCCGCGCGACTCCTCGACGTCCTCGCACCGGACGAGAAACCGCAGTACCTCCTCGACGGCGTCATGGCCGACCGCGTGCGCGAGGACGGCGAGCGAAGCCGGCGGATGGCGACGCCGGGGGGGAGCGCGTTCACGCTCGTGACCGACCGGGCGGTCCACGTCGTCGTCCAGTACCGCGACCGCCTCGCCGTCGAGACGGTTCCCCTCGCTCTCGTCGACGGCACGACCGTCCAGCGCGCGGGCGAGGAGACGCGGCTCGGTATCGACACTGGCGACGCACGGTACGAGGTGTACCCGAGTGGGACGCCCACCGAAGAGGTCGAAGCCGCGGCGGCGTACCTCGACGGGCGGGAAGGCGGGGCGAACGACGCCGTCTCGGCGCTGGAACGTCTCGCGGGACTGTACGAGCGCGGCCTGCTCACCGACGAGGAGTTCGCGGCGGCGAAGCGCGACCTGCTCGACTGA
- a CDS encoding ABC transporter ATP-binding protein: MTVAENVAFGLRQAGASETEIETKTDEMLTLLAIGETRDSLPSELSGGQQQRVELARQLVRECDVMLLDDPLADLDYKLQKRMELEMRRIHEELGSTFVYVTHNQDQALKLADKLVVVNQGLIEQVGTPDEVYAEPATAFVGRFVGDSNPLLGSVTDVDGTTLTVDTPVGDVTAVTRDEGVEPGAEVVVLVRPESVRLGDAAEGCDNTFVGSVRGRTYTGEVTEFTVSLREGGAEVEDFQSVTSGNVPMEAVQSRTTVGWDADEGVAYAKLSVSDTVTVDDLMEV; this comes from the coding sequence ATGACCGTCGCCGAGAACGTCGCCTTCGGGCTCCGGCAGGCGGGAGCCAGCGAGACCGAAATCGAGACGAAGACCGACGAGATGCTCACGCTGCTCGCCATCGGCGAGACGCGCGACAGCCTCCCCTCCGAACTCTCGGGCGGACAGCAACAGCGGGTCGAACTCGCCCGGCAACTCGTCCGCGAGTGCGACGTGATGTTGCTCGACGACCCCCTCGCCGACCTCGACTACAAGCTCCAGAAACGGATGGAACTGGAGATGCGCCGGATCCACGAGGAACTCGGCAGCACGTTCGTCTACGTCACCCACAACCAGGACCAGGCGCTCAAACTCGCGGACAAACTCGTCGTCGTCAACCAGGGCCTCATCGAGCAGGTCGGCACCCCCGACGAGGTGTACGCCGAACCGGCGACGGCGTTCGTCGGCCGGTTCGTCGGCGACTCGAACCCGCTCTTGGGGAGCGTCACCGACGTCGACGGCACGACGCTGACGGTCGACACGCCGGTCGGGGACGTGACGGCCGTCACGCGCGACGAGGGCGTCGAACCCGGCGCCGAAGTGGTCGTGCTCGTCCGCCCCGAGTCGGTTCGACTCGGCGACGCGGCCGAGGGCTGTGACAACACGTTCGTCGGGAGCGTCAGAGGTCGAACGTACACCGGCGAGGTGACGGAGTTCACCGTCTCGCTCCGGGAGGGCGGAGCGGAGGTCGAGGACTTCCAGTCGGTCACGAGCGGGAACGTCCCGATGGAGGCGGTGCAGTCGCGGACCACGGTCGGGTGGGACGCCGACGAGGGCGTGGCCTACGCGAAGCTGAGCGTGAGCGACACCGTAACCGTCGACGACCTGATGGAGGTGTGA
- a CDS encoding asparaginase encodes MAHVTVLGTGGTIASTSKESGATPELSGEDLVDAVPALETYATLSVREVAQVPSFDMDFSTVARVGEAAEGAVDDGATGVVVTHGTDTMEESAYLLDSTLDIDAPVVFTGAQRRPDQVSPDGPSNLLTAVRAAVHDRLSGQGGVYVAFNEELHAARDVTKTHTSALETFASPNSGPVATFPPDGARFYREPGRRCSHVPVREPTARVEVVTTGIGVDSQALDRALDAGVDGLVLEGTGLGNTTSALGDAVGRAVDAGVPVVVTSRCGAGGVAPVYGTPGGGATLADHGAISGGDLPAQKARITLALALTAVDRVENAEAVAAYFPA; translated from the coding sequence ATGGCACACGTCACGGTACTCGGGACCGGTGGAACCATCGCGAGCACGTCGAAGGAGTCGGGGGCGACGCCCGAACTCTCGGGTGAGGACCTCGTCGACGCCGTCCCGGCGCTCGAAACGTACGCGACGCTCTCGGTCAGGGAAGTCGCACAGGTCCCGAGTTTCGACATGGACTTCTCGACCGTCGCTCGGGTGGGGGAAGCGGCCGAAGGTGCGGTCGACGACGGGGCAACGGGCGTCGTCGTCACCCACGGCACCGACACGATGGAGGAGTCGGCGTACCTCCTCGATTCGACGCTCGACATCGACGCGCCCGTCGTGTTCACCGGGGCGCAGCGTCGCCCCGACCAGGTGAGTCCCGACGGTCCGTCGAACCTACTTACCGCTGTTCGGGCGGCCGTTCACGACCGACTGTCGGGGCAAGGGGGCGTCTACGTCGCGTTCAACGAGGAACTGCACGCCGCACGCGACGTCACGAAGACCCACACGAGCGCGCTGGAGACGTTCGCGTCTCCCAACAGCGGCCCGGTCGCCACGTTCCCGCCTGACGGCGCTCGCTTTTACCGCGAACCAGGCCGCCGCTGCTCACACGTCCCCGTGCGCGAACCGACCGCACGCGTCGAAGTCGTGACGACCGGCATCGGCGTCGACTCGCAGGCTCTCGACAGGGCGCTCGACGCCGGCGTGGACGGCCTCGTCCTCGAAGGGACCGGCCTCGGGAACACGACGAGCGCCCTGGGAGACGCGGTCGGTCGCGCCGTCGACGCGGGCGTCCCCGTCGTCGTCACCTCCCGCTGTGGCGCCGGCGGCGTGGCACCCGTGTACGGCACGCCCGGCGGCGGGGCGACGCTGGCCGACCACGGCGCCATCTCGGGCGGGGACCTCCCCGCGCAGAAGGCGCGCATCACGCTCGCGCTGGCGCTCACGGCCGTCGACCGGGTCGAAAACGCCGAGGCGGTGGCCGCGTACTTCCCCGCCTGA
- a CDS encoding ABC transporter permease, protein MATKTVSESGATETSALSSLVERISVKHVLLVYTALIALYIYAPILSVIGFSFNSGGLTFPFVSFTTEWYVELINTESMVEAVSRSLQLAIVVMVITTLLATATALAYRREFLGGRALLFLLILGIITPGITYGVGATLFLNELLGLDKGLWLAVPVHVVWALPFAVIVLLAGFPPNLAENEEAARVMGADRVTVFRQIILPQIAPTVLGAAVFAFTLSYNEATRSLLLLGDQNTMPLEVFSIASATRATPVLFALGSITTIASTVLLGFAGLMVFYGAKNR, encoded by the coding sequence ATGGCAACGAAAACCGTGAGCGAGAGTGGCGCGACGGAGACGTCCGCGCTGAGCTCTCTCGTCGAACGAATCAGCGTCAAACACGTTCTTCTCGTCTACACCGCGCTCATCGCGCTGTACATCTACGCGCCCATCCTCTCGGTCATCGGCTTCTCGTTCAACTCCGGCGGGCTGACGTTCCCCTTCGTCTCCTTTACGACCGAGTGGTACGTCGAACTCATCAACACCGAATCGATGGTCGAGGCGGTGAGCCGGTCGCTCCAACTCGCCATCGTCGTGATGGTCATCACGACGCTCCTGGCGACGGCGACGGCGCTCGCGTACCGCCGCGAGTTCCTCGGCGGTCGGGCGCTACTCTTCTTGCTCATCCTCGGCATCATCACCCCCGGCATCACCTACGGCGTCGGGGCGACGCTCTTTCTGAACGAACTCCTGGGGCTGGACAAGGGTCTGTGGCTCGCCGTGCCCGTCCACGTGGTCTGGGCGCTCCCCTTCGCCGTCATCGTTCTCCTCGCGGGGTTCCCGCCGAACCTCGCGGAGAACGAGGAGGCCGCCCGCGTGATGGGTGCCGACCGGGTGACCGTGTTCCGCCAGATCATCCTCCCCCAGATCGCGCCGACCGTTCTCGGTGCCGCGGTGTTCGCCTTTACGCTCTCGTACAACGAGGCCACCCGCAGCCTGCTCCTCCTCGGCGACCAGAACACCATGCCGCTGGAAGTGTTCTCTATCGCCTCTGCGACCCGCGCGACGCCCGTCCTGTTCGCTCTGGGCAGCATCACCACCATCGCCTCGACGGTGTTGCTCGGGTTCGCGGGGCTGATGGTGTTTTACGGCGCGAAGAACCGCTAG
- a CDS encoding ATP-binding cassette domain-containing protein has translation MSVAREVESVISVTSLEKSFANEQVLRGIDFTVDDGEFCVVVGPSGSGKSTLLKCIAGLVEFDRGSISLDGRDVSGLSVPSGTSGSSFRTSKSGSSRT, from the coding sequence ATGAGCGTTGCGCGCGAAGTAGAGAGTGTCATATCCGTAACCTCGCTGGAGAAGTCGTTCGCGAACGAGCAGGTGCTCAGAGGCATCGATTTCACCGTCGACGACGGCGAGTTCTGTGTCGTCGTCGGCCCGTCGGGGTCGGGGAAGTCGACCCTGCTGAAGTGTATCGCCGGCCTCGTCGAGTTCGACCGCGGCTCCATCTCCCTCGACGGACGGGACGTGAGCGGCCTCTCGGTCCCGAGCGGAACATCGGGTTCGTCTTTCAGGACTTCGAAGAGCGGCTCTTCCCGCACATGA
- a CDS encoding DUF3830 family protein, whose translation MTTERLEFTVGAGDERETFSGDLLVEEAPASVEALRSFLPHESELMHVRWSGYAVWVNIDEVELGEVPRENHTVYPSRGDVLLYPGYRNEQEVLLACGPTCFKSPAGELAGNHVATLDASREELATLEVKTLEAGVQPVTIRLTED comes from the coding sequence ATGACGACCGAACGGCTGGAATTCACTGTCGGTGCCGGCGACGAGCGCGAGACGTTTTCGGGCGACCTGCTCGTCGAGGAGGCACCCGCGTCGGTCGAGGCGCTGCGGTCGTTCCTCCCGCACGAGTCGGAGTTGATGCACGTCCGCTGGAGCGGCTACGCCGTCTGGGTGAACATCGACGAGGTCGAGTTGGGTGAGGTCCCCCGGGAGAACCACACGGTCTACCCCTCGCGGGGCGACGTACTGCTCTACCCCGGCTACAGAAACGAACAGGAGGTGCTTCTCGCCTGCGGGCCGACCTGTTTCAAGAGCCCCGCCGGGGAACTGGCGGGCAATCACGTCGCAACGCTCGACGCCTCCAGAGAGGAACTGGCGACGCTGGAGGTGAAGACGCTGGAAGCGGGCGTGCAACCGGTGACGATTCGGCTCACGGAGGACTGA
- a CDS encoding SDR family NAD(P)-dependent oxidoreductase, translating to MTRLAESVALVTGASSGIGNAIASTFGREGANVVLADVRRDPKLTEEESVFDRLDATDAEYTFVETDVTDEGQVENAVDTAVSEFGGLDVLVNNAGIYYQAPAEEAPMDDYDAIMDVNVRGVFLCSKHALPHLRARKGKIVNLASIYGLVGGGQSAAYCASKGAVANLTRQMALDYAEDEVNVNALAPGIIETAQNAEWRETDPVLLEDWQRRTPWPRFGTPEDVANAALFLASDESDFVTGTILSVDGGWTAQ from the coding sequence ATGACACGCCTCGCCGAGAGCGTCGCGCTCGTCACGGGCGCCAGTTCGGGCATCGGAAACGCCATCGCATCCACCTTCGGAAGGGAAGGAGCGAACGTCGTCCTCGCGGACGTGAGACGCGACCCCAAACTCACCGAGGAGGAATCAGTGTTCGACCGACTCGACGCCACCGACGCCGAGTACACCTTCGTCGAGACGGACGTCACCGACGAGGGTCAGGTCGAGAACGCCGTCGACACGGCCGTCTCGGAGTTCGGCGGCCTCGACGTCCTGGTGAACAACGCCGGCATCTACTACCAGGCCCCCGCCGAGGAGGCCCCGATGGACGACTACGACGCCATCATGGACGTCAACGTCCGCGGGGTGTTCCTCTGCTCGAAACACGCGCTGCCGCACCTCCGGGCGCGCAAGGGGAAGATCGTCAACCTCGCGTCCATCTACGGCCTGGTCGGCGGGGGACAGAGCGCGGCCTACTGCGCCTCGAAGGGTGCCGTCGCCAACCTCACCCGCCAGATGGCGCTGGACTACGCCGAGGACGAGGTGAACGTCAACGCCCTCGCCCCCGGCATCATCGAGACGGCACAGAACGCCGAGTGGCGCGAGACCGACCCCGTTCTCCTCGAGGACTGGCAGCGGCGGACGCCGTGGCCGCGGTTCGGCACGCCGGAGGACGTCGCGAACGCGGCGCTCTTTCTCGCGAGCGACGAGTCGGACTTCGTCACCGGCACGATACTGAGCGTCGACGGGGGGTGGACCGCCCAATGA
- a CDS encoding SDR family NAD(P)-dependent oxidoreductase — MVSLDGKTALVTGASSGIGRGIAIGLAEAGAAVGVSHPPFEGESERAAAVVSEIEAGGGTALALEGDVRSAESIESMVAAFEERFGAPDVLCNNAGIVTQSELAEMPVEMWDGMIEVNLRGVFLTTRFALPGMLDAGRGSIVNTASQLGIKGAPELVHYSAAKGGVIAFTRALAREVSPTVRVNAIAPGPIETDLLADISEEWRAAKEAELPMGRLGQVDDVVPTVVFLASDESGYYTGQTLSPDGGDAMH; from the coding sequence ATGGTATCACTCGACGGCAAGACGGCGCTAGTGACGGGTGCGAGCAGCGGCATCGGGCGCGGAATCGCCATCGGCCTCGCCGAGGCGGGCGCGGCGGTCGGCGTGAGCCACCCGCCGTTCGAAGGAGAGTCGGAACGGGCCGCGGCCGTCGTCAGCGAGATAGAAGCGGGCGGCGGGACGGCGCTCGCGCTCGAAGGCGACGTGCGCAGCGCCGAGAGCATCGAGTCGATGGTCGCGGCGTTCGAGGAACGCTTCGGTGCTCCCGACGTCCTCTGTAACAACGCGGGCATCGTCACGCAGTCGGAACTCGCGGAGATGCCGGTCGAGATGTGGGACGGAATGATCGAGGTGAACCTCCGCGGGGTGTTCCTCACGACCCGGTTCGCGTTGCCGGGAATGCTCGACGCGGGGCGGGGCAGCATCGTCAACACCGCCTCGCAACTGGGCATCAAGGGGGCCCCGGAACTCGTCCACTACTCGGCGGCGAAGGGCGGCGTCATCGCGTTCACGCGCGCGCTCGCCCGAGAGGTGTCGCCGACGGTGCGGGTGAACGCCATCGCGCCCGGTCCCATCGAGACGGACCTCCTCGCCGACATCTCCGAGGAGTGGCGCGCCGCGAAGGAGGCCGAACTCCCGATGGGACGGCTGGGACAGGTCGACGACGTCGTGCCGACGGTGGTGTTTCTCGCCTCGGACGAGAGCGGCTACTACACGGGACAGACGCTGAGCCCCGACGGCGGCGACGCGATGCACTGA
- a CDS encoding GNAT family N-acetyltransferase, which translates to MTTETHVVELTSEAQWRAIHPVMSQLRPLDVETFLDHVRVMAGEGYRLFGLYEGSGDDGGDGGGERVDVADPVALAGVRLSTTLYHGRHAWVYDLVTREDRRSEGHGAELLAFVEEWARDHDCAVVELASGLWRDDAHRFYEEHVDYERYCYTFKKDLAEGGE; encoded by the coding sequence ATGACGACCGAGACTCACGTCGTCGAACTGACGAGCGAGGCACAGTGGCGTGCGATCCATCCGGTGATGAGCCAGCTTCGACCGCTGGACGTCGAGACGTTTCTCGACCACGTGCGCGTGATGGCCGGCGAGGGGTACCGGCTGTTCGGGCTGTACGAGGGGAGCGGCGACGACGGCGGCGACGGAGGGGGCGAGCGCGTGGACGTCGCCGACCCGGTGGCGCTCGCGGGCGTCCGCCTCTCGACGACGCTGTACCACGGCCGTCACGCGTGGGTGTACGACCTCGTCACCCGCGAGGACCGCCGCTCGGAGGGCCACGGGGCCGAACTCCTGGCGTTCGTCGAAGAGTGGGCGCGCGACCACGACTGCGCCGTCGTCGAACTCGCCTCGGGGCTGTGGCGCGACGACGCTCACCGTTTCTACGAGGAACACGTCGACTACGAGCGCTACTGTTACACGTTCAAGAAGGACTTGGCGGAGGGAGGAGAGTGA
- a CDS encoding isochorismatase family protein, which translates to MADSADSHASDATQAVYERASMDTRVGYGSDPVLVVVDLQVGFTDPENPLGGDLTGVIERTNDLLDAAHASDVPVVFTRIVSTHPDHADFGIWQEKIPRLDTLTAGSKWVDIDERLSLENGDHVLDKRQASAFHETELGSMLVAWGVDTVVVTGCTTSGCIRATVVDACAHGYRTVVPGEAVGDRAPEPHESNVFDMDAKYADVRPTDEVAEYLSGTLE; encoded by the coding sequence ATGGCCGACTCAGCTGACTCTCACGCGTCCGACGCGACGCAGGCCGTGTACGAACGCGCGAGCATGGACACTCGCGTGGGCTACGGCTCCGACCCGGTACTCGTCGTGGTCGACCTGCAGGTGGGCTTCACCGACCCCGAGAACCCCCTCGGCGGCGACCTCACGGGCGTGATAGAACGGACGAACGACCTCCTCGACGCTGCTCACGCGTCGGACGTGCCCGTGGTGTTCACCCGCATCGTCTCGACGCATCCCGACCACGCCGACTTCGGCATCTGGCAGGAGAAGATACCCCGCCTCGATACGCTCACCGCGGGCTCGAAGTGGGTCGACATCGACGAGCGTCTCTCCCTCGAAAACGGAGACCACGTCCTCGACAAGCGGCAGGCGAGCGCCTTCCACGAGACCGAACTCGGGTCGATGCTGGTCGCGTGGGGTGTCGACACCGTCGTCGTCACCGGCTGTACCACGAGCGGCTGTATCCGCGCGACCGTGGTCGACGCCTGCGCACACGGGTATCGGACGGTCGTTCCGGGTGAAGCCGTCGGCGACCGGGCGCCCGAACCGCACGAGTCGAACGTCTTCGACATGGACGCGAAGTACGCCGACGTTCGACCGACCGACGAAGTGGCCGAGTACCTCTCTGGCACCCTCGAATAA
- a CDS encoding LLM class flavin-dependent oxidoreductase: MSDPTFDRLGIWNWESPSIDDEIHYAQYAEERGFDTVWQGESRLVRDAMTVMGAYTQVTDRIKFAPGVTNCYTRNVALMAQTFSTLHELSGGRAMLGIGAWWDPLASKVGIDRENPLRYMWEYCTVLSRLLDLETVTYDGQFIQVEGIELDLVRANADPRDVPIYIGATGLTMNKMTGELVGKGVVDGVYMNYLIPPEYNEKAMEKLKEGVEKQGGSIDDVDRPQLIAVSMDEDRDVAIDNARGLVTQYIGQQPHITKASGIDPEVGEQVGEELGGWPAKAEDIERASRLVPDDIVTNVVAAGTPDDCVQRVADYCDAGCTEPSLYSLGPNVEEVIDTFAEFRAA, encoded by the coding sequence ATGTCCGACCCGACGTTCGACCGCCTCGGCATCTGGAACTGGGAGTCACCCTCCATCGACGACGAGATTCACTACGCGCAGTACGCCGAGGAGAGGGGGTTCGACACGGTGTGGCAGGGCGAGTCCCGACTCGTCCGCGACGCGATGACCGTGATGGGCGCGTACACGCAGGTCACCGACCGGATCAAGTTCGCCCCCGGCGTCACCAACTGCTACACGCGCAACGTCGCGCTGATGGCGCAGACGTTCTCGACGCTGCACGAACTCTCGGGCGGGCGGGCGATGCTCGGTATCGGTGCGTGGTGGGACCCTCTCGCCAGCAAGGTCGGCATCGACCGCGAGAACCCGCTGCGGTACATGTGGGAGTACTGCACCGTGCTCAGCCGGTTGCTCGACCTCGAAACCGTCACGTACGACGGCCAGTTCATCCAGGTCGAGGGCATCGAACTCGACCTCGTACGGGCGAACGCCGACCCGCGCGACGTTCCCATCTACATCGGCGCGACGGGGCTGACGATGAACAAGATGACCGGCGAACTCGTCGGCAAGGGGGTCGTCGACGGCGTCTACATGAACTACCTCATCCCGCCCGAGTACAACGAGAAGGCGATGGAGAAGCTGAAGGAGGGCGTCGAAAAGCAGGGCGGGAGCATCGACGACGTGGACCGCCCGCAACTCATCGCCGTCTCGATGGACGAGGACCGAGACGTCGCCATCGACAACGCGCGCGGGCTGGTCACGCAGTACATCGGCCAGCAGCCACACATCACGAAGGCCTCCGGCATCGACCCCGAGGTGGGCGAGCAGGTCGGCGAGGAACTCGGCGGGTGGCCGGCGAAGGCGGAGGACATCGAGCGGGCGAGCCGACTCGTCCCCGACGACATCGTGACGAACGTGGTCGCCGCCGGGACGCCCGACGACTGCGTCCAGCGGGTGGCCGACTACTGCGACGCCGGCTGTACCGAGCCGTCGCTGTACTCGCTCGGCCCGAACGTCGAGGAGGTCATCGACACGTTCGCGGAGTTCCGCGCGGCGTAA